The Microbacterium sp. SORGH_AS_0862 genome has a segment encoding these proteins:
- a CDS encoding peptidase M23, with amino-acid sequence MRGGFVAAVVLLVAAPLVLVVALIAAGSAAISAFDADDRIDIGVDDAPRPPGIAEPGIAGYGSGQLANACTILAAGRDLGFDERDQTIAIMTAMGESSLRNLDYGDWETNGVTNPDGSPTTSIGLFQQQDSWGTREERLDPYTAATIFFRAMAERVPDRAALDPTQVAHETQVNADPLHYARFWDRAVRVVAALNGAPREGDRTDGIALCPAV; translated from the coding sequence GTGCGCGGCGGTTTCGTCGCCGCCGTCGTCCTTCTCGTCGCGGCCCCTCTCGTCCTTGTCGTGGCGCTGATCGCCGCCGGCAGCGCGGCGATCAGCGCCTTCGATGCCGACGACCGGATCGACATCGGAGTCGACGACGCGCCCCGGCCGCCCGGCATCGCCGAGCCGGGCATCGCGGGCTACGGTTCGGGCCAGCTCGCCAACGCGTGCACGATCCTGGCGGCGGGCCGCGATCTCGGCTTCGACGAGCGCGATCAGACCATCGCGATCATGACGGCGATGGGCGAGTCCTCACTGCGCAACCTCGATTACGGCGACTGGGAGACGAACGGCGTCACCAATCCCGACGGATCGCCGACGACCTCGATCGGCCTGTTCCAGCAGCAGGATTCGTGGGGCACGCGTGAGGAGCGCCTCGATCCGTACACGGCCGCGACGATCTTCTTCCGCGCGATGGCCGAGCGGGTGCCGGACCGGGCCGCACTCGATCCCACGCAGGTCGCGCACGAGACGCAGGTCAACGCGGACCCGCTGCATTACGCGCGGTTCTGGGACCGCGCGGTGCGCGTCGTCGCGGCACTGAACGGAGCACCGCGCGAGGGCGACCGCACCGACGGCATCGCCCTCTGCCCCGCGGTGTGA
- a CDS encoding glycosyltransferase, with product MGIQTSMDAVQSAPTIVDALRRAEELAFEAGREPGVRSLRHLAAALASEDDVRALAAVHALGAMTDEEAGRMLAALLSDRRAYVREHAAWALSQGLPRLDAVGRLIAMVAAGGFSAMLAQRTLEGWSVASGEVLAVALEAALVSTDDPSARARLVETLGLVRAPLATRPLVAIARDEAEDDAVREAAIAALGQRPGQPGVENTLDALMATTGRLASVARLALLDLVPPRPDAADAPRTIAQLFLHADMDAQLATAGAGDNGGIATLLVRLGDALVADGSGLVERVITLGRGSIDQAASDLLDVAGTRGGHRFGRVPMAPSPVPSAAAWGLRVQARRGIRRVLRAAGRVDVLHLRMADVGSLAAADVARELGIPTVFTLAPDPHSVITSLEESGQLTREGFGEADLREHYWFRARLVQSLAAGAEHTVLFPRPTLADDMKRLVGVDITTHAERHTVVAEGVDLAVVDDAVSRVAASGAEGEVPAGLAELERLLAELPPERRGLPLLVSVGRLHRVKGMASLVEAWRTSALAERTNLLIIGGDLAHPSVDEREQLERIDAIVPVAERAARGLLLPGHRPNGVTALWLAAARLGLPGLAAPAGVYVCASIKEEFGIALLEAMATGLVVVAPDAGGPATYVEPGRTGFLAPTWDRERFVAAITDALAHAKLDPDAVAERSHAMVAERFTIQAMAATLAPLYQAVASQDADLARLAVLPS from the coding sequence GTGGGGATTCAGACGTCCATGGATGCGGTGCAGAGCGCTCCGACGATCGTCGATGCGCTGCGCCGGGCCGAGGAACTGGCGTTCGAGGCGGGCCGGGAGCCGGGCGTGCGGTCGCTGCGCCATCTGGCCGCGGCGCTCGCGAGCGAAGACGATGTCCGCGCCCTCGCGGCGGTGCATGCGCTGGGGGCGATGACCGACGAGGAAGCCGGACGGATGCTGGCGGCGCTGCTGTCGGATCGTCGCGCGTACGTGCGCGAGCATGCGGCGTGGGCGTTGTCGCAGGGGCTGCCGCGACTCGACGCGGTCGGGCGCCTGATCGCGATGGTCGCCGCCGGTGGATTCTCGGCCATGCTCGCGCAGCGCACCCTCGAGGGGTGGTCGGTCGCCTCGGGCGAGGTGCTCGCCGTCGCCCTGGAGGCGGCACTCGTGTCCACCGACGACCCCTCCGCCCGGGCGCGTCTCGTCGAGACCCTCGGGCTCGTGCGCGCGCCGCTCGCGACGAGGCCGCTCGTGGCGATCGCCCGCGACGAGGCGGAGGACGACGCGGTGCGCGAGGCCGCCATCGCCGCGCTCGGTCAGCGGCCGGGGCAGCCCGGTGTCGAGAACACGCTCGACGCGCTCATGGCGACCACGGGCCGGCTGGCGTCCGTGGCGCGGCTGGCGCTGCTGGATCTCGTCCCGCCGCGGCCGGATGCTGCCGACGCGCCCCGCACGATCGCGCAGTTGTTCCTGCACGCCGACATGGACGCGCAGCTGGCGACGGCGGGCGCCGGCGACAACGGCGGGATCGCGACCCTGCTCGTGCGGCTCGGCGACGCGCTGGTCGCGGACGGCTCCGGGCTCGTGGAGCGCGTGATCACCCTCGGGCGCGGCAGCATCGATCAGGCCGCGAGCGATCTTCTCGACGTCGCGGGCACCCGCGGCGGGCACCGCTTCGGGCGTGTGCCCATGGCGCCCTCGCCGGTTCCCTCCGCTGCGGCGTGGGGGCTGCGCGTGCAGGCGCGTCGCGGCATCCGCCGGGTGCTGCGCGCGGCGGGTCGCGTGGACGTGCTCCACCTGCGTATGGCGGATGTGGGGAGTCTCGCGGCGGCGGATGTCGCGCGCGAGCTCGGCATCCCCACGGTGTTCACGCTGGCTCCCGACCCGCATTCCGTGATCACGTCTCTCGAGGAGTCGGGCCAGCTCACGCGCGAGGGGTTCGGCGAGGCCGACCTCCGCGAGCACTACTGGTTCCGTGCCCGCCTCGTGCAGTCGCTGGCGGCGGGCGCCGAGCACACGGTCCTCTTCCCCCGGCCGACGCTCGCCGACGACATGAAGCGGCTCGTGGGAGTGGACATCACCACGCACGCCGAGCGGCACACGGTCGTCGCCGAGGGCGTCGACCTCGCCGTCGTCGACGACGCCGTCTCCCGTGTCGCCGCCTCTGGTGCCGAGGGCGAGGTGCCTGCGGGCCTGGCCGAGCTCGAGCGCCTGCTGGCTGAGCTGCCACCCGAGCGCCGCGGCCTGCCCCTGCTGGTCAGCGTGGGGCGCCTGCACCGCGTGAAGGGCATGGCCTCGCTCGTCGAGGCGTGGCGCACCTCTGCGCTCGCCGAGCGCACGAATCTGCTGATCATCGGGGGCGACCTCGCGCATCCGTCGGTCGACGAGCGGGAGCAGCTCGAGCGCATCGACGCCATCGTCCCGGTCGCCGAACGCGCCGCGCGGGGCCTGCTGCTTCCCGGACATCGGCCGAACGGCGTCACGGCGTTGTGGCTGGCCGCCGCCCGCCTCGGACTGCCCGGTCTCGCCGCGCCCGCGGGCGTCTACGTCTGCGCGAGCATCAAGGAGGAGTTCGGCATCGCCCTGCTGGAGGCGATGGCGACGGGGCTGGTCGTCGTGGCGCCGGATGCCGGCGGCCCCGCCACCTACGTCGAGCCCGGCCGCACCGGATTCCTCGCCCCGACCTGGGACCGGGAGCGTTTCGTCGCCGCGATCACCGACGCGCTCGCGCACGCGAAGCTCGACCCGGATGCGGTCGCCGAGCGTTCGCACGCGATGGTCGCCGAACGGTTCACGATCCAGGCCATGGCGGCGACGCTCGCCCCGTTGTACCAGGCCGTGGCCTCGCAGGACGCGGACCTCGCCCGGCTGGCGGTGCTGCCCTCGTGA
- a CDS encoding sigma-70 family RNA polymerase sigma factor has translation MPELSDDDLVERVRANDSRAYGELWLRHSAAAHAVARAFTSLDPDDVVAEAFTRILAAIGRGQGPVMGFRPYLLTAVRNVAAEWGSRQVRADAMDLEDAATAASVDAEHSALSALERGTTANVFRSLPTRWQEALWYSEVDGLKPRQFAPLMGLAPNAASALVIRARRGFRDAWVTAQLRNPSGPDCHETLPLLGTHTRGALSRRDARRVDAHLATCTGCALAWSEARDVASRLALVLIPLVVGVSATASYAAWAQSGGAQAAAVAMAAGSGQAASNTSGGLLGFLRPRGAGRSSWQVTTVVAVSAVAVVAGGVAWAATGGLGGLLAAPAPAAIAPVDTAAESSTTSETPVVSTPEVDVTPDASATPTSAPSPEPTPQTTRTPRATLPRVPEAPAAVPSVAATRPSPSVTPSPSPTPAASPSPTRSPSPSSSPSPTPTVSPSPSPSPTPTASPSPTPTASPSPTASPSPTASPSPTASPSPTASPSPSPSPSGPTEPTEPGCPWPWGWFCFPF, from the coding sequence ATGCCCGAGCTGTCTGACGACGATCTCGTCGAGCGCGTCCGCGCGAACGACTCCCGCGCCTACGGCGAGTTGTGGCTGCGCCATTCCGCCGCCGCCCACGCCGTCGCGCGCGCGTTCACCTCCCTCGACCCCGACGACGTCGTCGCCGAGGCCTTCACCCGCATCCTCGCCGCGATCGGACGCGGTCAGGGCCCCGTGATGGGCTTCCGCCCGTACCTCCTGACCGCCGTGCGCAACGTCGCCGCGGAATGGGGATCCCGCCAGGTCAGAGCGGACGCGATGGATCTGGAGGATGCGGCCACTGCCGCATCGGTGGACGCGGAGCACTCCGCACTGTCCGCCCTCGAGCGCGGCACGACCGCCAATGTGTTCCGCAGCCTGCCCACGAGATGGCAGGAAGCGCTCTGGTACAGCGAGGTCGACGGCCTCAAGCCGCGGCAGTTCGCGCCGCTGATGGGCCTGGCCCCCAATGCCGCCTCCGCCCTCGTGATCCGCGCCCGCCGCGGCTTCCGTGACGCGTGGGTCACCGCGCAGCTGCGCAACCCGAGCGGTCCGGACTGCCACGAGACGCTCCCCCTGCTGGGCACACACACGCGCGGCGCCCTCTCGCGACGCGACGCCCGACGCGTCGACGCCCACCTCGCCACCTGCACCGGATGCGCGCTCGCATGGAGCGAGGCCCGCGATGTCGCGTCGCGACTCGCCCTCGTGCTCATCCCGCTCGTGGTGGGAGTCTCGGCGACGGCGAGCTACGCCGCGTGGGCGCAGTCCGGCGGCGCGCAGGCCGCCGCCGTCGCGATGGCTGCGGGCAGCGGACAGGCCGCTTCGAACACGAGCGGCGGACTGCTCGGCTTCCTCCGCCCGCGCGGCGCAGGACGCAGTTCCTGGCAGGTCACCACCGTCGTCGCCGTCTCCGCGGTCGCCGTCGTGGCCGGCGGCGTGGCGTGGGCTGCGACGGGCGGTCTCGGCGGCTTGCTCGCCGCGCCCGCGCCCGCCGCGATCGCTCCGGTGGACACGGCCGCCGAGTCGTCGACGACGAGTGAGACACCGGTGGTCTCGACTCCCGAGGTCGATGTCACCCCGGATGCCTCCGCCACCCCGACGAGCGCGCCGAGTCCGGAGCCGACGCCGCAGACCACGCGCACCCCGCGCGCGACACTCCCTCGCGTACCCGAGGCGCCCGCAGCGGTTCCTTCGGTCGCCGCCACCCGTCCTTCGCCTTCGGTCACGCCCTCACCGAGCCCGACGCCCGCGGCTTCTCCCTCGCCGACACGCTCGCCCTCGCCATCGTCATCACCGTCGCCGACCCCCACCGTGTCGCCCTCGCCTTCACCGTCGCCGACCCCCACCGCGTCGCCATCACCGACGCCCACCGCGTCACCGTCGCCCACCGCGTCGCCATCGCCCACCGCGTCGCCATCGCCCACCGCGTCACCGTCGCCCACCGCATCGCCGTCGCCCTCGCCCTCGCCGAGCGGGCCCACGGAGCCGACGGAACCGGGATGCCCGTGGCCGTGGGGATGGTTCTGCTTCCCGTTCTGA
- a CDS encoding polysaccharide pyruvyl transferase family protein — MSVLAIGDVGVVDDLFHVGDEAMFDAAVIELRRRGLATIGVSSAPAETRERYGIDAVDRLGFAGLDREAAARRAGQLVDAATGSIQLAADDVAQGVLDALGTVTGVLHTGGGNLASRWPVHIYERTALTRMAAARGLPVAFSGQTFGPDLAAGDEIRLRAALATAALVGVREGTSEALVRSWGLDPRRQVDDASFLDAAAVLPGSGPLLVSLSGWYAHRPSDAVDAALARMIDTAAEITGAPVVFHAHFGPLTDGDVRGDVVVHERVRAHLRTASRLETTADTAHAVALARSARLLISSRYHPVVFAAPSGVPVLALAADEYTRIKLTGALGPWGQDSVVDIDDAAAASALLPALVSRAASLRDAAAERFDAHRSRASLWWDDVAATLGRARGKLQVRPLP; from the coding sequence GTGAGCGTTCTTGCCATCGGCGACGTCGGCGTCGTCGACGATCTGTTCCATGTCGGCGACGAGGCGATGTTCGACGCCGCCGTGATCGAACTGCGTCGTCGCGGTCTTGCGACCATCGGGGTCTCCTCGGCGCCCGCGGAAACGCGCGAGAGGTACGGGATCGACGCCGTCGACCGACTGGGATTCGCGGGACTGGATCGCGAGGCAGCCGCCCGTCGGGCCGGGCAGTTGGTGGATGCGGCGACGGGAAGCATCCAGCTCGCCGCCGACGATGTGGCCCAGGGCGTCCTCGACGCGCTCGGCACGGTCACCGGCGTGCTGCACACCGGCGGCGGCAATCTCGCCTCCCGGTGGCCGGTGCACATCTACGAGCGCACGGCGCTCACGCGGATGGCGGCCGCACGCGGGCTGCCGGTCGCCTTCAGCGGCCAGACCTTCGGACCCGACCTGGCCGCCGGCGACGAGATCCGGCTGCGGGCAGCGCTCGCCACCGCCGCCCTCGTCGGCGTGCGCGAGGGCACCAGCGAGGCGCTCGTGCGCTCGTGGGGGCTCGACCCTCGGCGGCAGGTCGACGACGCCTCCTTCCTCGACGCCGCCGCGGTCCTCCCCGGATCCGGCCCGCTGCTCGTGAGCCTGTCGGGTTGGTACGCGCACCGCCCGTCGGATGCGGTCGACGCCGCCCTCGCCCGCATGATCGACACGGCCGCAGAGATCACCGGCGCACCCGTCGTGTTCCACGCGCACTTCGGTCCCCTCACCGACGGCGACGTACGCGGTGACGTCGTGGTGCACGAACGCGTCCGCGCCCATCTGCGCACCGCCAGCAGGCTGGAGACGACGGCGGACACCGCGCATGCCGTCGCGCTCGCCCGCTCCGCGCGCCTGCTCATCAGCTCCCGCTATCACCCCGTCGTCTTCGCCGCACCGTCCGGGGTGCCCGTGCTCGCCCTCGCGGCAGACGAGTACACGCGCATCAAACTCACCGGCGCGCTCGGGCCCTGGGGCCAGGACAGCGTGGTCGACATCGACGACGCCGCGGCCGCATCCGCTCTGCTGCCCGCCCTGGTCTCTCGCGCCGCATCCTTGCGCGATGCCGCGGCCGAGCGGTTCGACGCGCACCGCTCGCGGGCATCGCTGTGGTGGGACGACGTGGCGGCGACCCTCGGCCGAGCCCGGGGGAAACTCCAGGTGCGCCCTCTACCCTGA